The Corynebacterium suranareeae genome window below encodes:
- a CDS encoding branched-chain amino acid transporter permease — translation MSEYGLPEGVTLFNVAAVLIPVAIITVLLRQFPYAAMKRVKNNQLMGVLGRTMPVGVMVVLVIYTLFGQVSAPGGVGASLIAVGFTALLHWWRRSAGLSIVGGTLAYMLLVNVVF, via the coding sequence ATGAGTGAGTACGGTCTGCCTGAAGGCGTCACGCTTTTTAACGTCGCGGCTGTTTTAATCCCGGTTGCCATAATCACTGTTTTGCTGCGCCAGTTCCCATACGCTGCGATGAAGCGGGTAAAAAACAACCAACTGATGGGCGTTTTGGGGCGCACCATGCCGGTGGGTGTCATGGTTGTGCTGGTCATTTACACCCTGTTCGGCCAGGTCAGCGCGCCGGGAGGTGTGGGAGCCTCGCTGATCGCGGTCGGGTTTACCGCGCTGCTTCATTGGTGGCGACGGTCCGCCGGGCTATCCATTGTCGGCGGCACTTTGGCATACATGCTGCTGGTCAACGTGGTTTTTTAA
- the thiD gene encoding bifunctional hydroxymethylpyrimidine kinase/phosphomethylpyrimidine kinase, which yields MVNYAFVIAGSEATGGAGIQVDLKTFQHLDVYGIGAITCLVAFDPKDNWNHRFVPVDAQVIANQIEAATAAHDLDVVKIGMLGTPATIDTVATALQENSFKHVVLDPVLICKGQEPGAALDTDTALRAKVLPQATVVTPNNFEATTLSGLDKLETIEDLKEAARLIHEQGPQYVVVKGGIDFPGDNAVDVLFDGSDYHVFSEPKIGNERVSGAGCTFAAVITAELAKGSSFVDAVTTAKRVVTRAVKDAVASNAPFTSVWLAEDNK from the coding sequence GTGGTTAATTACGCATTCGTTATTGCAGGTTCAGAAGCTACCGGCGGCGCCGGCATTCAGGTTGATTTGAAGACTTTCCAGCATCTTGATGTTTATGGCATTGGTGCCATTACGTGCTTGGTGGCCTTTGATCCTAAAGACAATTGGAATCACCGTTTTGTGCCGGTTGATGCGCAAGTTATTGCTAATCAGATTGAGGCTGCTACGGCTGCGCATGATCTTGATGTGGTGAAGATCGGCATGTTGGGTACTCCGGCAACGATCGATACTGTGGCTACTGCGCTGCAGGAAAACAGCTTCAAACATGTTGTTTTAGATCCTGTGTTGATCTGCAAGGGCCAGGAGCCTGGCGCGGCACTTGATACTGACACTGCACTTCGCGCGAAGGTGTTGCCTCAAGCAACCGTGGTTACTCCTAATAACTTTGAGGCCACTACCTTGTCAGGACTGGACAAGCTGGAGACCATTGAAGATCTGAAGGAAGCTGCCCGCCTCATTCACGAGCAGGGACCTCAGTACGTTGTTGTGAAGGGTGGTATCGACTTCCCAGGTGACAACGCGGTTGATGTGCTTTTCGACGGCTCCGACTACCACGTTTTCTCCGAACCAAAGATCGGCAACGAGCGCGTTTCTGGTGCTGGTTGCACTTTCGCAGCTGTAATCACCGCGGAGCTTGCTAAGGGAAGCTCTTTTGTTGATGCGGTGACCACCGCTAAGCGAGTAGTCACCCGCGCCGTGAAGGATGCTGTTGCATCCAACGCGCCGTTTACCTCTGTGTGGTTGGCGGAAGATAACAAGTAA
- a CDS encoding heavy-metal-associated domain-containing protein, whose protein sequence is MAIKNYTVEGMTCEHCVSSVKEEVGEVAGVSAVDVTLETGSVQVTGEGFTDEAVEAAVTEAGYKVVS, encoded by the coding sequence ATGGCTATCAAGAACTACACCGTCGAAGGCATGACCTGCGAACACTGCGTTTCCTCCGTAAAAGAAGAAGTCGGAGAAGTCGCTGGCGTATCCGCAGTAGATGTCACCCTAGAAACCGGATCCGTGCAGGTCACAGGCGAAGGCTTCACCGACGAGGCTGTCGAAGCCGCCGTCACTGAGGCTGGCTACAAGGTTGTTTCATAA
- a CDS encoding AzlC family ABC transporter permease: protein MSAETLKEIRGGVSETLAVGLGLIPLGLAFGLLMVQTGFAWWWTPIFSIVIYAGSMEYLAIGMVTAGIGPFSALVAGFMVNFRHIFYGLTFPRHTINSGTGRVYSTYALTDESYAIVSARPPGKISGTRVLTIQILCQALWVIPGIIGALVGQVLPDDLKGMDFALTALFVVLAWEAFKNNKDYSLPLFAVVLALVAGFVAPEQMLVIALTTYFVILLCRVRFPNLDKKLEIRTKHE, encoded by the coding sequence ATGAGCGCCGAAACGTTAAAGGAAATCCGCGGAGGAGTTTCTGAGACTCTAGCTGTCGGATTGGGGCTAATCCCTTTGGGTTTGGCGTTTGGGCTGTTGATGGTTCAAACGGGTTTCGCCTGGTGGTGGACACCAATTTTCTCCATCGTTATCTATGCCGGATCGATGGAGTATTTGGCGATCGGCATGGTCACCGCAGGTATCGGCCCATTTTCCGCGCTGGTGGCGGGGTTCATGGTCAATTTCCGACATATTTTCTACGGCCTCACCTTCCCACGCCACACCATCAACTCCGGCACGGGTCGCGTTTACTCAACATATGCGCTTACCGACGAGTCCTACGCCATCGTCTCAGCCCGCCCACCTGGGAAAATCAGCGGCACAAGGGTGCTGACCATCCAGATTCTGTGCCAAGCGCTGTGGGTTATCCCTGGCATTATCGGAGCCTTGGTTGGTCAGGTTTTGCCAGATGACCTCAAAGGTATGGATTTCGCGCTCACTGCCCTTTTCGTGGTGCTGGCCTGGGAAGCATTCAAAAACAATAAGGATTATTCACTGCCCTTATTTGCGGTGGTGCTGGCCTTGGTTGCAGGTTTTGTTGCCCCTGAACAGATGCTTGTTATCGCGCTGACCACCTACTTTGTGATTCTTCTCTGCCGCGTTCGATTCCCCAACCTGGATAAGAAACTCGAGATCAGGACCAAACATGAGTGA
- a CDS encoding YqgE/AlgH family protein: MSDFYADRLFNALERNEVSPGMLLVSAPDMASEEFERSIVLIIEHSPATTFGVNISSRSDVAVANVLPEWVDLTAKPQALYIGGPLSQQAVVGLGVTKPGVDIEKSTSFNKLANRLVHVDLRSEPEDVADYLEGMRFFAGYAEWAPGQLNEEIEQGDWFVTPALPSDIIAPGRVDIWGDVMRRQAMPLPLYSTFPADPSHN; encoded by the coding sequence ATGAGTGATTTTTACGCCGATAGGTTGTTTAATGCGTTGGAGCGCAATGAGGTTTCTCCAGGCATGTTGTTGGTGTCTGCGCCGGATATGGCTTCGGAGGAGTTTGAGCGCAGTATTGTTTTGATCATTGAGCATTCCCCTGCCACCACTTTTGGTGTAAATATTTCTTCACGTTCCGATGTTGCTGTGGCAAATGTGTTGCCGGAGTGGGTGGACCTGACTGCTAAGCCGCAGGCTCTTTATATTGGTGGCCCACTGAGTCAGCAGGCTGTGGTTGGTTTGGGAGTTACTAAACCGGGTGTGGATATTGAAAAGTCGACTAGTTTCAACAAGTTGGCTAACCGTCTGGTGCATGTTGATCTGCGTTCAGAGCCTGAGGATGTTGCTGATTATTTAGAAGGAATGCGCTTTTTCGCAGGTTATGCGGAGTGGGCACCAGGTCAGCTTAATGAGGAGATTGAACAGGGTGATTGGTTTGTAACTCCCGCGCTGCCTTCGGACATTATAGCGCCTGGTCGCGTGGATATTTGGGGTGATGTGATGCGTCGACAAGCAATGCCTTTGCCGTTGTATTCCACCTTCCCTGCGGATCCGTCGCACAATTAA